One window of the Trifolium pratense cultivar HEN17-A07 linkage group LG2, ARS_RC_1.1, whole genome shotgun sequence genome contains the following:
- the LOC123911546 gene encoding truncated transcription factor CAULIFLOWER A-like, producing MGRSKVQLKRIENKINRQVTFSKRRTGLLKKANELSVLCDAEVALIIFSHNGKLFEYSTDSCMEQILERHERYGYAEKQLVGNDTPDTQENWTIEYTRLKAKIDLLQRNHRHYMGEDLATMSLKELQCLEQQLDTGLKNIRSRRTQVMYEAISELQKKEKGIQEQNNMLSKEIKEKEKAVAQEAAAQWEQPNYRVNTSFILQDPLPGLNIGGNYRVGEQEHGRNGLDLTLEPLYY from the exons ATGGGAAGGAGTAAGGTACAGCTAAAACGGATCGAGAACAAGATCAATCGACAAGTAACTTTCTCAAAAAGGAGAACCGGTTTGCTCAAGAAAGCTAATGAACTCTCTGTTCTTTGTGATGCTGAAGTTGCTTTGATTATCTTCTCTCATAATGGAAAGCTCTTTGAGTATTCAACTGATTCATG CATGGAGCAGATACTGGAACGCCATGAAAGGTATGGCTATGCAGAGAAACAACTAGTAGGAAATGATACTCCTGACACACAG GAAAACTGGACAATTGAATACACTAGACTCAAAGCAAAGATTGATCTTTTGCAGCGAAACCACAG gcactaTATGGGAGAAGATTTAGCTACAATGAGCCTGAAAGAGCTTCAGTGTTTAGAGCAGCAGTTAGATACTGGTCTCAAGAACATCCGTTCCCGCAGA ACTCAAGTGATGTATGAAGCCATTTCTGAGCTTCAGAAAAAG GAGAAAGGAATTCAAGAGCAGAATAACATGCTCTCAAAAGAG ATTAAGGAGAAGGAGAAGGCAGTTGCACAAGAGGCTGCTGCTCAATGGGAGCAGCCAAACTATAGGGTTAATACTTCTTTCATACTACAAGACCCTCTTCCCGGTTTGAACATAGG TGGCAATTACCGTGTGGGAGAACAAGAACATGGGAGAAACGGGCTTGACCTGACCCTTGAACCACTATATTATTGA